The following coding sequences are from one Eublepharis macularius isolate TG4126 chromosome 19, MPM_Emac_v1.0, whole genome shotgun sequence window:
- the LOC129346465 gene encoding olfactory receptor 13H1-like produces the protein MEDRDNATTVTEFVLGGFPRQPQVRAALFVLFLVMYAVAIAGNGLILVLIAVDSHLHTPMYFFLSNLSFIDVCFISNSVPQMLALCFTDRRTVSFGRCFAQINIALFLATAECLLLAVMAYDRFVAICSPLHYSLLMSQKVCLIVTVSLWVSAFFLTIVPFFSMPTLHFCGHNVVNHFVCELQAVLKLACSDTYTTGLIIMITSTLTLVFPFAFILVTYGRIGLAVLSIRSAQGQGKALSTCGSHLAVVGVFYGTTLAIYLRPQNKMFSNREKVVGAFYGVVTPMLNPLIYSLRNRDVKGALWRLMGRKLEE, from the coding sequence ATGGAAGATCGGGATAACGCCACCACAGTGACTGAGTTTGTGCTCGGGGGCTTCCCCAGACAGCCCCAAGTGCGTGCTGCCTTGTTCGTCCTCTTCTTGGTCATGTACGCAGTCGCCATTGCTGGGAATGGTCTCATTCTGGTGCTGATTGCGGTGGATTCTCACCTCCACacacccatgtatttcttcctcagcaaCCTGTCCTTCATCGACGTCTGCTTTATCTCTAACTCCGTCCCACAGATGCTGGCACTCTGCTTCACAGACAGGCGCACTGTTTCCTTTGGCAGGTGCTTTGCACAAATCAACATCGCTCTTTTTTTGGCAACAGCTGAGTGCCTCTTACTGGCAGTCATGGCTTACGACCGCTTTGTGGCAATTTGCAGCCCTCTACACTACAGTTTACTTATGAGCCAAAAGGTGTGCCTGATAGTGACAGTCAGCCTGTGGGTCAGCGCTTTCTTCTTGACCATTGTACCCTTTTTTAGCATGCCAACACTGCATTTCTGTGGCCACAATGTGGTGAATCATTTTGTATGTGAGCTCCAGGCAGTGTTGAAATTGGCCTGCTCTGACACTTACACCACTGGTCTTATCATAATGATAACAAGTACGTTAACTCTTGTGTTCCCCTTTGCCTTCATCCTGGTGACGTATGGGCGCATTGGTCTGGCTGTCCTGAGCATCCGCTCAGCCCAAGGCCAGGGGAAGGCTTTATCAACCTGTGGCTCTCATTTGGCTGTGGTGGGCGTTTTTTATGGCACTACCTTGGCCATTTACCTGAGGCCTCAGAACAAAATGTTCTCAAACAGAGAAAAGGTAGTGGGTGCTTTTTATGGAGTTGTCACTCCAATGCTCAATCCCTTGATCTACAGCCTGAGAAACAGGGATGTGAAGGGAGCCTTATGGAGGCTGATGGGCAGGAAACTAGAGGAATAA
- the LOC129346463 gene encoding olfactory receptor 13H1-like: protein MEYWDNATTVTEFVLVGLSRQPHVRTALFVLFLVMYAVAIAGNGLIVVLIAVDSHLHTPMYFFLSNLSFIDVCYVTTTVPQMLVHCFKEKPIIPLGSCFAQMSIGLFLGVAECLLLAVMAYDRFVAICSPLHYSLIMSRKVCLILAVSLWIISFLLTIVPFFGMPAARLCGHNVVNHFTCEVQAVLKLACSDTHSNGLSMLITSTFTLLFPFAFILVTYGRIGLAVLRIRSAQGRGKALSTCGSHLAVVGIFYGTALATYLKPQSKTFSDREKVVGVFYGIVTPMLNPLIYSLRNRDVKGALWRLMGRKAEV from the coding sequence ATGGAATATTGGGATAACGCCACCACAGTGACCGAGTTTGTGCTTGTGGGCCTCTCCAGACAGCCCCATGTGCGTACTGCCTTGTTTGTCCTCTTCTTGGTCATGTATGCAGTCGCCATTGCTGGGAATGGTCTCATTGTAGTGCTAATTGCAGTGGATTCTCACCTCCACacacccatgtatttcttcctcagcaaCCTCTCCTTCATTGACGTCTGCTATGTCACCACCACTGTCCCACAGATGCTGGTGCACTGCTTCAAAGAGAAGCCCATTATACCACTGGGCAGCTGTTTTGCACAAATGAGCATTGGTCTTTTTTTGGGAGTGGCGGAGTGCCTCTTGCTAGCTGTCATGGCTTATGACCGCTTTGTGGCAATATGCAGCCCTCTACACTACAGTTTAATCATGAGCCGAAAGGTGTGCCTGATACTGGCagtcagcctttggattatctctTTCCTCTTGACCATCGTACCCTTTTTTGGCATGCCAGCAGCACGCTTGTGCGGCCACAATGTGGTGAATCATTTTACATGTGAAGTCCAGGCAGTGTTGAAATTGGCCTGCTCTGATACTCATTCCAATGGTCTCAGCATGCTAATAACAAGTACGTTCACACTTCTGTTCCCCTTTGCCTTCATCCTGGTGACTTATGGGCGCATTGGTCTGGCTGTCCTACGCATTCGCTCAGCCCAGGGCCGGGGGAAAGCTTTATCAACCTGTGGCTCTCATTTGGCTGTGGTGGGCATTTTTTATGGCACCGCCTTGGCCACTTATCTGAAACCTCAGTCCAAAACGTTCTCAGACAGGGAAAAGGTAGTGGGTGTTTTTTATGGTATTGTTACTCCCATGCTCAACCCTCTGATCTACAGCCTGAGAAACAGGGATGTGAAAGGAGCCTTATGGAGGCTGATGGGGAGGAAAGCAGAGGTATAA
- the LOC129346467 gene encoding olfactory receptor 13H1-like, with translation MEFQADNTMISDFPLTGNMEDWKNATTVTEFVLVGLSTHPPVRAVLFVLFLVMYAVTVAGNGLIVVLIVVDAHLHTPMYFFLSNLSFIDVCYVTTSVPQMLAHCFTDRPTIPFGRCFAQMSIALFLAVAECLLLAVMAYDRFVAICSPLRYSLIMSRKVCIGLAASLWFSAFLLTIVPFFSMQARLCGRNVVNHFKCELQAVLKLACSDTHASGVSMLITTVFTLLFPFAFILVTYGRIGLAILRIRAGQGRGKAFSTCGSHLVVVGIFYGTALAMYLRPQTKTFTDREKVVAVFYGVVTPMMNPVIYSLRNRDVKGALRRLMGKKVEE, from the coding sequence ATGGAATTTCAGGCAGATAATACTATGATTTCCGATTTCCCTCTTACAGGAAATATGGAAGACTGGAAGAATGCAACCACAGTGACCGAGTTTGTGCTTGTGGGCCTCTCCACACATCCCCCTGTGCGCGCTGTCTTGTTTGTCCTCTTCTTGGTCATGTATGCAGTCACAGTAGCAGGGAATGGTCTCATTGTGGTGCTAATTGTGGTGGATGCTCACCTCCACacacccatgtatttcttcctcagcaaCCTCTCCTTCATCGACGTCTGCTATGTCACCACCTCTGTCCCACAGATGCTGGCGCACTGCTTCACAGACAGGCCCACTATTCCCTTTGGCAGGTGCTTTGCACAAATGAGCATTGCTCTTTTCTTGGCAGTAGCAGAGTGCCTCTTACTAGCTGTCATGGCTTACGACCGCTTTGTGGCAATCTGCAGCCCTCTCCGCTATAGCTTAATCATGAGCCGAAAGGTGTGCATTGGATTGGCAGCCAGCCTGTGGTTCAGCGCTTTCCTCTTGACCATAGTTCCCTTTTTCAGTATGCAGGCACGTTTGTGTGGGCGCAATGTGGTGAATCATTTTAAGTGTGAACTCCAGGCAGTGTTGAAATTGGCCTGCTCTGACACTCATGCTAGTGGGGTTAGCATGCTGATAACAACTGTGTTCACACTTCTGTTCCCCTTTGCCTTCATCCTGGTAACATACGGGCGCATTGGTTTGGCTATTCTGCGCATCCGCGCAGGCCAAGGCCGAGGGAAAGCTTTTTCAACCTGTGGCTCTCATTTGGTTGTGGTGGGAATTTTCTATGGCACTGCCTTGGCCATGTACCTAAGGCCTCAGACCAAAACGTTCACAGATCGGGAAAAAGTAGTGGCTGTTTTTTATGGAGTTGTCACTCCCATGATGAACCCTGTGATCTACAGCCTGAGAAACAGGGATGTGAAGGGAGCCTTACGGAGGCTGATGGGGAAGAAAGTAGAGGAATAA